TTTGTATTTACAGATGCACATGCTATTAGACGCTTGACGAAATTCTTTACTGATCCAATTCATTTAAATCAAATTGATTGGAAAGTCATGGCCTCAGATTATTGGCATGACATAGATGAAGACTTGAGTCGAAAAGCTAGAAGACAGGCTGAGTTTCTAATCCATGAAGCAGTACCCCTCTCAGCATGTTTAGGTTTTGCAGTTTTTAATAAGCGAGCGAAAGAAAAGCTAGAGAAAATCTTGCAAGATGCAGGCAGTACATTACCGGTTGCCGTTCGAAGACATTTCTACTATTAGGAGGTGATGGAATGATCTATTCAATGAAAGGGAACTTACTGGAAGACCAAGCGGAAGCGTATGTAAATACGGTAAATACGGTAGGGGTCATGGGAAAAGGAATTGCCTTGCAGTTTAAACAAGCATTTCCAGATGTGTTTAAGCAGTATGCTAAAGATTGTAAGGCAGGTAGCGTACAAGTCGGGAAGATGCATGTGGTTCCTGTCCATGGTTTAGCTTCTCCAAAGTTTGTCATTAACTTCCCAACAAAAGAACATTGGCGCAATCCGTCTACACTTGATTATATACTGGATGGCCTTCAAGATTTAGTCCAAGTGATCCAAGAGCTTAACATTCAGTCGATTGCCTTACCTCCATTAGGATGTGGAAATGGTGGGTTGGACTGGTCCAATGTTAGACCTTACATTATTGAAGCGCTACAGCCACTTTCGATTGACGTACATTTGTATGAACCGGTAGGTGCACCGCCACTAGATGAAATGATTATCCGAACGAAGCGCCCTAATATGACAATGGGAAGAGCTTTACTACTGAGCGCTATGGAACAATATGCTGGTCCAGGATATAGAATGTCTTTGCTAGAGGTACAGAAAATTGCATACTTCTTGCACGAAGTAGGAGCTTTACCCAAACTACAGTTTGAGAAGAATCGTTTTGGTCCTTACGCTGAAGCGCTCAATCATGTATTACAAAACATGGAAGGTCATTGGATTCGGGGGTATGGAGATCGAACAACGGGTGCAGAAATCTATCTATTGGATGGTGCGATTAAAGAAGCGAAGCAGTTTTTAGATAAACATCCTGAAGCTAAGCCTTACTTAAATCGTGTATCTGAATTGATTTATGGTTTTGAAACGCCTTATGACATGGAGTTACTGTCGACTGTCTGTTGGGTGCTAAAAGAAAATGCGTCCAAAGCAACTAACAAGGAATTCATTGTCCAATCTGTTCAGCAATGGAATGATCGAAAGAAAAAGATGTTCCCAGTTAGCGACATTGAACAAGTGTGGAACTATTTAATTCATGAAGCGAAGTTTGCATCGTGAAAAGGAGGTTCGAGTGGAGGGTACCAGGTCCCCACACAATTACCACACAATTTGGGTAGTTGAAAAAGGGAGATACAAGAGATAACTATAGCGGCTTTCGACCCGCAACAGTAGACGTCAGATGCTACGTAATACTTTAGACTATGAACTAGAAGCGTCCATCAACGAAA
This window of the Sporosarcina ureae genome carries:
- the darG gene encoding macro domain-containing protein; the protein is MIYSMKGNLLEDQAEAYVNTVNTVGVMGKGIALQFKQAFPDVFKQYAKDCKAGSVQVGKMHVVPVHGLASPKFVINFPTKEHWRNPSTLDYILDGLQDLVQVIQELNIQSIALPPLGCGNGGLDWSNVRPYIIEALQPLSIDVHLYEPVGAPPLDEMIIRTKRPNMTMGRALLLSAMEQYAGPGYRMSLLEVQKIAYFLHEVGALPKLQFEKNRFGPYAEALNHVLQNMEGHWIRGYGDRTTGAEIYLLDGAIKEAKQFLDKHPEAKPYLNRVSELIYGFETPYDMELLSTVCWVLKENASKATNKEFIVQSVQQWNDRKKKMFPVSDIEQVWNYLIHEAKFAS
- the darT gene encoding DUF4433 domain-containing protein, with the translated sequence MTHITNLPPILKCGGLQSHAAMQMNQLKHQNIANQDVQARRDRIRIPVGKGGTLHDYVPFYFAPRSPMLYYLHKQQLQQEEVVYFMTSIASIQKHALDFVFTDAHAIRRLTKFFTDPIHLNQIDWKVMASDYWHDIDEDLSRKARRQAEFLIHEAVPLSACLGFAVFNKRAKEKLEKILQDAGSTLPVAVRRHFYY